A window from Leptothermofonsia sichuanensis E412 encodes these proteins:
- a CDS encoding phage tail protein yields the protein MTNGFGFIKNAHRRDPYKNFKFRVKWDGRTVLGVSKVSPLKRTTQVVNHRAGGENSIDHKSPGRTSYDAVTLERGMTHDREFEAWANKVHPYAGDSAMDLAEYKKELVLEVLNEKGHVAFRYFLHNCWVSEFTAVPGLDANANAVAIESIKIELEGWDRDVATEEPDERSDVPAAG from the coding sequence ATGACAAACGGGTTTGGATTTATCAAAAATGCTCACCGGCGCGATCCCTATAAAAACTTTAAGTTTCGCGTCAAGTGGGATGGGAGAACCGTGCTGGGAGTTTCGAAGGTGAGTCCGCTGAAACGCACCACCCAGGTGGTCAACCATCGGGCAGGCGGGGAAAACAGTATTGATCACAAATCACCCGGACGAACCAGCTACGATGCCGTCACCCTGGAGCGAGGGATGACCCATGACCGGGAATTTGAAGCCTGGGCGAATAAGGTGCACCCCTATGCAGGGGATTCGGCAATGGACCTGGCGGAGTACAAAAAAGAGTTGGTGCTGGAGGTGTTGAACGAAAAGGGCCATGTTGCCTTCCGCTATTTTCTGCACAACTGCTGGGTCAGTGAATTTACAGCAGTCCCTGGACTGGATGCGAATGCAAATGCAGTTGCCATTGAATCAATCAAGATCGAGCTGGAGGGGTGGGATCGGGATGTGGCGACGGAGGAACCGGATGAACGGAGTGATGTTCCAGCAGCAGGCTAA
- a CDS encoding phage tail sheath subtilisin-like domain-containing protein, with amino-acid sequence MPTTPTYPGVYIEEVPSGVRTITGVATSITAFVGRAVRGPTNEPITINSFGDFGRIFGGLWGESNLGFAVRDFFQNGGSQAIIVRLHNGGTAATINLPTGAAAPNDFLQLVAANEGAWGNNLRLTVDHNTKDPTDPANPLTFLFNLTVVEVEPVSGRTLASEKLINLSVDPANPRYVPRVLVQSSDLLRVRKDLGGNWIVPNVRPSEIPISSPITPTANSGSNGSGLTHLQFDDPTDPLMRAEKRGLYALEKTDLFNLLCIPPYTSTGDVDGSVITAAAKYCLDRRAFLLVDPPSDWDRKEDARTGVDAVISNVGSSNARNAALFFPRLRQPNPLRENQLEDFAPSGAIAGVFARTDAQRGVWKAPAGLDAGLNGVVDLSVNLTDAENGELNPLGVNCLRAFPAVGRVVWGARTLQGADRLASEWKYIPIRRLTLFLEESLYRGTKWVVFEPNDEPLWAQIRLNLNTFMLNLFRQGAFQGSTPDKAFYVKCDGQTTTQADRDRGIVNIEVGFAPLKPAEFVIIKIQQIAGEL; translated from the coding sequence ATGCCCACCACTCCTACCTATCCCGGTGTTTATATTGAGGAGGTTCCCAGTGGGGTTCGCACAATTACCGGGGTTGCCACTTCAATTACAGCCTTTGTGGGTCGAGCAGTGCGGGGACCGACCAATGAACCGATTACCATCAACAGCTTCGGCGACTTTGGACGCATCTTTGGCGGGCTGTGGGGCGAGAGTAACCTGGGTTTTGCAGTACGGGATTTCTTCCAGAATGGAGGCAGTCAGGCGATCATCGTGCGGCTTCACAATGGCGGAACCGCCGCTACGATTAACCTGCCAACCGGTGCTGCCGCTCCCAATGATTTTCTGCAACTGGTTGCGGCCAATGAGGGGGCATGGGGCAACAATCTGAGGCTGACGGTCGATCACAACACCAAAGATCCGACCGATCCCGCCAATCCGCTGACATTTTTGTTTAACTTAACCGTGGTGGAAGTCGAGCCGGTCAGTGGCAGAACCCTTGCCAGCGAGAAGTTGATCAATCTTTCGGTGGATCCAGCCAACCCCCGGTATGTTCCCAGGGTGCTGGTACAAAGCTCGGATCTGCTGCGGGTGCGGAAGGATCTAGGCGGCAACTGGATTGTCCCCAATGTGCGACCTTCAGAAATCCCGATTTCCTCTCCGATTACCCCAACGGCTAACAGTGGGAGTAATGGTAGTGGACTGACGCATTTGCAGTTCGACGATCCGACTGATCCATTGATGCGGGCAGAAAAGCGGGGGCTTTATGCCCTGGAGAAAACGGATCTGTTCAACCTTCTGTGCATCCCGCCCTACACCAGCACAGGGGATGTGGATGGTAGCGTCATTACGGCAGCGGCGAAGTATTGCCTGGATCGGCGGGCTTTTCTGTTAGTCGATCCGCCCAGCGACTGGGATCGGAAGGAGGATGCCAGAACCGGGGTCGATGCCGTGATCAGTAATGTGGGCAGTAGCAATGCCAGAAATGCCGCATTGTTCTTCCCCCGTTTGAGACAGCCCAATCCCCTGCGGGAAAACCAGCTTGAAGATTTTGCCCCCTCTGGGGCGATCGCCGGTGTCTTTGCCCGAACCGATGCTCAGCGGGGAGTGTGGAAAGCACCGGCTGGCCTGGATGCAGGGCTAAATGGGGTGGTGGATTTGAGTGTGAATTTGACCGATGCCGAAAATGGGGAGTTGAACCCTCTGGGGGTCAACTGTTTGCGAGCATTTCCGGCAGTCGGGCGGGTGGTGTGGGGGGCGCGGACTCTGCAAGGGGCTGATCGCCTCGCCTCTGAGTGGAAGTACATCCCAATTCGGCGGCTGACGCTGTTCCTGGAAGAATCCCTCTATCGGGGAACGAAGTGGGTGGTGTTTGAACCCAATGACGAACCGCTGTGGGCACAGATCCGGTTGAACCTCAATACCTTTATGTTGAATTTGTTCCGTCAGGGCGCATTCCAGGGCAGCACGCCTGACAAAGCCTTTTACGTCAAGTGTGATGGACAGACGACAACTCAGGCAGATCGCGATCGCGGCATTGTCAACATTGAAGTGGGCTTTGCGCCCCTGAAACCGGCAGAGTTTGTGATTATTAAAATCCAACAAATTGCAGGGGAGTTGTGA
- a CDS encoding LOG family protein, whose protein sequence is MATSPLPNASESLHADVIRLLDRLPHMKHGELIQLALATIVRMAEDDFDRLDWKICNAALQDMERAFRIFYPYRHIRKISIFGSARIAPTTVEYRMAVEFARAITQQGFMVMTGAGPGIMQAGNEGAGREKSFGLNIQLPFEQGANSFIEGDRKLIPFKYFFTRKLFFLRESDALALFPGGFGTQDEAFECLTLSQTGKSAPMPLVLIDRPGGDYWHDWSAYINKQLLQRGLISPEDPNLYTITDRVDVACEAITSFYRVFHSCRYVGTRLVFRLNSELSDEHVEWLNENFSDILVKGRIEKSAPLPQEAQDASVGVSRLVFQFNQRDLGRLYQLIAEVNRLGIPREESRHPERK, encoded by the coding sequence ATGGCTACATCTCCGCTGCCAAATGCATCTGAGTCGCTTCATGCAGATGTGATTCGCCTGCTTGATCGCCTGCCGCACATGAAGCATGGGGAGTTAATTCAGTTAGCCCTTGCTACCATCGTCCGCATGGCAGAGGATGATTTCGACCGGCTTGACTGGAAGATCTGCAATGCGGCTCTACAGGATATGGAGCGGGCATTCCGCATCTTTTATCCCTACCGCCATATCCGCAAAATTTCGATTTTTGGCTCGGCACGCATTGCACCCACGACAGTGGAATATCGCATGGCAGTCGAATTTGCCAGAGCCATTACGCAACAGGGGTTTATGGTGATGACGGGGGCAGGTCCCGGCATTATGCAGGCTGGCAATGAGGGAGCCGGACGGGAAAAGTCGTTTGGGTTAAATATCCAGCTTCCCTTCGAGCAGGGTGCCAATTCCTTTATTGAGGGCGATCGCAAGCTGATTCCGTTTAAGTACTTCTTTACCCGCAAGCTCTTTTTTCTGCGGGAAAGTGATGCTCTGGCACTGTTCCCTGGTGGCTTTGGCACTCAGGATGAAGCCTTTGAATGCCTCACCCTGAGCCAGACAGGTAAATCGGCTCCCATGCCCCTGGTGTTAATTGACCGCCCAGGCGGGGACTACTGGCACGACTGGAGCGCCTATATCAACAAGCAATTACTGCAACGGGGACTGATCAGCCCGGAAGACCCCAATTTGTATACCATTACAGATCGGGTGGATGTAGCCTGCGAGGCGATCACCAGTTTCTACCGGGTCTTCCACTCCTGCCGCTATGTAGGCACCCGACTGGTTTTCCGTCTCAATTCTGAACTTTCGGATGAGCATGTCGAGTGGCTTAACGAAAACTTCAGCGACATTCTGGTCAAAGGGCGGATTGAAAAGAGTGCGCCCCTGCCCCAGGAAGCCCAGGATGCCTCGGTTGGTGTTTCTCGTCTGGTGTTTCAGTTCAACCAGCGTGACCTGGGACGACTGTATCAGTTGATTGCAGAAGTGAATCGATTGGGCATCCCGCGAGAAGAGTCCAGGCACCCAGAAAGAAAATGA
- a CDS encoding BrnA antitoxin family protein: MDRKPDRKLVSFRLPEDLMQDLRQRAESDNISVTELVYRLLKQGLQANVDDRISALEAELQELRKLRQMHFSGLSPAPFYTMLPASGYAPESDIETRQRVARLEAQLEEVMTNVKHIGALPSYLAKLETLIEEVQTSRVVTPAPPIDNSANAWCEEVERKNVDREIVQSVYPTKKSPSESERSSEEVA, from the coding sequence ATGGACAGAAAACCTGATAGAAAACTGGTGAGCTTCCGCCTGCCCGAAGATCTCATGCAAGACCTGAGACAGCGGGCAGAAAGCGATAATATCTCTGTGACTGAACTGGTTTACCGGCTGTTAAAACAGGGACTCCAGGCTAATGTAGATGACCGCATTTCCGCCTTAGAAGCGGAACTTCAGGAGCTTAGAAAACTGCGGCAGATGCATTTCAGCGGTCTTTCCCCCGCTCCCTTCTACACCATGCTTCCTGCCAGTGGGTACGCTCCAGAGAGTGACATCGAAACCAGACAGCGCGTTGCCAGGTTAGAGGCCCAACTGGAGGAAGTCATGACGAATGTCAAGCACATTGGGGCTTTGCCTTCCTATTTGGCAAAACTGGAAACTTTGATTGAGGAGGTGCAAACCAGTCGAGTGGTGACCCCAGCTCCGCCTATCGATAATTCAGCAAATGCCTGGTGTGAGGAGGTTGAACGCAAGAATGTAGATCGGGAAATTGTTCAGTCCGTGTATCCCACTAAAAAGTCCCCTTCAGAGTCAGAGCGTTCATCTGAGGAAGTGGCATAG
- a CDS encoding alpha-isopropylmalate synthase regulatory domain-containing protein: protein MRNALITANVFQNVFKDILGKSTPHQRYYVDLLRRLAVQDVRWYMTDHDYALACNFWGIFSFYEDPVCMEAYWNLLQLVHVCPIDTWILEEAGYYHQINFCDALRLATAVAYQLDVIVTWEPYLFARTLKEHHQFESNWSLFVRIPSHSGESDETAECKIGVFSVGAFLLWPDSAAELVASEVQTLPYFCLEQCNLLCGDANEASVFLRNPSGKLFEATARGVTPFDAIQRAVDQIANDCFPTLPPRHLSRFFVPQATLFGADAPIEVVIRIECASQSFQEGASHSSVFYAATDAYVKVINKICQHPNSSVVA, encoded by the coding sequence ATGCGCAATGCTTTAATTACTGCTAATGTTTTCCAGAATGTCTTCAAAGATATTCTGGGAAAATCAACCCCGCACCAGCGATACTATGTCGATTTGCTACGCCGACTGGCCGTGCAGGACGTTCGCTGGTACATGACTGATCATGATTACGCACTAGCCTGCAACTTCTGGGGAATCTTCAGTTTCTATGAAGATCCGGTGTGTATGGAGGCTTACTGGAACCTCCTGCAACTGGTTCATGTTTGCCCAATCGACACCTGGATCCTGGAAGAAGCCGGGTACTACCACCAGATCAACTTCTGTGATGCCTTGCGGTTAGCCACGGCTGTTGCCTACCAACTGGATGTGATTGTCACCTGGGAACCCTATTTGTTTGCCCGAACGCTGAAAGAACATCATCAATTTGAAAGTAACTGGTCCTTGTTTGTGCGAATTCCCAGTCACAGTGGTGAGTCCGATGAAACTGCCGAATGCAAAATCGGGGTCTTTTCTGTAGGGGCGTTTCTACTCTGGCCCGACAGCGCGGCTGAACTGGTTGCCAGTGAAGTGCAGACCCTGCCGTATTTCTGCCTGGAGCAATGCAATCTTCTCTGTGGCGACGCAAATGAAGCATCGGTCTTCCTGCGCAATCCCTCCGGGAAACTGTTTGAAGCCACCGCCAGGGGAGTGACTCCCTTTGATGCGATTCAACGGGCTGTGGACCAAATAGCCAACGACTGTTTTCCAACCTTGCCACCCCGTCACTTGAGCCGCTTTTTTGTTCCCCAGGCAACTCTGTTTGGGGCAGATGCCCCGATTGAAGTCGTGATCCGCATTGAGTGTGCCAGTCAGAGCTTTCAGGAAGGAGCCAGCCACAGCAGCGTTTTTTATGCTGCTACCGATGCCTATGTCAAAGTCATTAACAAAATTTGCCAGCACCCCAATTCGTCAGTTGTGGCCTGA
- a CDS encoding prepilin peptidase, translating into MNLLFDLSVAVAILLLGASVGSFLNVVVYRIPAGLSLLYPPSRCPKCLTPLRKRENVPVLGWLWLKGRCAHCGTPISVRYPLVEGVTGLLYLLTFWLFGWSWLTLGYWLFLSWLLALALIDLDTMTLPNPLTQSGLVIGLGFQAALGLLTTGTLTGAIHQLMYGMVGVVVGLWLVEIISLVGTITLGQTAMGAGDAKLAAMMGAWLGWKYLLLAGFLACLVGSLIGGGAIALGILNRRQPMPFGPFLALGALLAAFWGEAMVATYMRIFFPLV; encoded by the coding sequence ATGAATCTTCTCTTTGATCTGTCTGTTGCTGTTGCCATATTGCTTTTAGGGGCATCCGTTGGCAGCTTCCTGAATGTGGTTGTATATCGCATTCCAGCAGGGCTGTCGCTGCTCTATCCCCCTTCTCGCTGTCCCAAATGTCTGACTCCACTGAGGAAGCGAGAGAATGTGCCTGTTTTGGGCTGGTTGTGGTTAAAGGGGCGCTGTGCCCATTGTGGTACACCCATTTCGGTGCGCTATCCCCTCGTAGAGGGGGTGACAGGATTGTTGTATCTGTTAACGTTTTGGCTATTTGGCTGGTCCTGGCTGACGTTGGGGTACTGGCTGTTTTTGAGCTGGTTGCTGGCACTGGCGCTGATCGATCTGGACACCATGACATTGCCCAACCCATTAACTCAATCAGGTTTGGTCATCGGGTTGGGGTTTCAGGCGGCCTTGGGGTTGTTGACAACCGGGACTTTAACGGGTGCCATCCACCAACTCATGTATGGGATGGTGGGGGTGGTGGTAGGGTTGTGGCTGGTCGAAATCATTAGCCTGGTGGGAACCATTACCCTGGGACAAACGGCAATGGGCGCAGGAGATGCCAAACTGGCCGCCATGATGGGTGCCTGGCTAGGCTGGAAGTATTTGCTGCTGGCAGGTTTCCTTGCCTGTCTGGTCGGTTCGCTGATTGGCGGCGGGGCGATCGCCCTCGGCATCCTCAACCGTCGTCAACCGATGCCATTTGGTCCTTTTCTGGCATTGGGCGCTTTGCTGGCAGCCTTTTGGGGAGAGGCGATGGTGGCAACCTATATGAGAATTTTCTTTCCTCTGGTGTAG